The DNA window AAATAAATTCAGGAGCTCAATGGTATGTGTGCTGTTTTGAGGTTATTGAAATAGCATTATGTATCTTCCTTTTATGTTCAACTTATTGAAAATGTTTTCGTAACATTAAAAACATTGTGATTTTCTTCATTGCAGGTTGGTAACATGATTTTTTGGTTCATATTCTGTATTCTTGGTCAACCTATGTGCGTACTACTATACTACCATGATTTGATGAGTAGGAAGGTCAAAACTGAATAAGCTTAAGCAAGCAATTACATCATTAACAATACATGTGGGTGAGTAATTCACTTATCGAGAGATATGCTGCTCAATATTGATTTCTGAGGAGGCTATATTCACCACATATATATCTATGTACTCGGTCTCAATACTCAAATCTTCTGTCAATTGTAACAAatatgcaaacaattttgaaagcAATGCACAGGCAATGGTACTGCCAAGTAACACTGTAATAGGTTTCTGTTAATTAATGGAAGAAATGGAATAGTTGTAAATGGTTTGGTTCAATCGGCATCcctccatttttttttgtttattattctgAGTAGTAAATGTTCTCAAATGAATCCTGCCTAATTCTCAGAAACTTAattgttctctctctctctctttttaaacAGAAACTTATTAGTCTTTTAACTAAATCTTTTCAGCAGCATGATTGTCTTATTACTCTAAAtgtttctaaaatattttaatacatcAGACACAACTAGCACATCACATGATCCAACTCTAACTCCTAGTGTGCAATTTGATAATGCCGTGCTTCTCACGTGCTACATATTACGTGACGCATTTTCATTTGTTCCTCGTTCCACGCTCAATTaaacttctttttttatttggattttactAATTACTaagaatttagaaataaaaatcttTTACGAAAATAAagttcattaaaaatccaatttgtgtaaaataattatttattaatgataaaaatagtacacaattaattataattatttgtttaaaattaactgtatataaaaattaaaaatatcattttatttgtCGTACTTAAATACCACCGACGCAGGAACAAAAACCATTGTAGTCAGCGCCACCTCGTATACAGTCGTATATTACTtcgattaaattaaataaaaagagaaaaataagattaaaaaaggagagaagaaaagaaaaaacgtTCGGTGAAAAACATGTCCTAAAGAAACCAAAGCATAGGTTGCTGTTCTCTACAGAAGAACAGAACCCACAACCCCATTTGCAAAAATATTGAATCTTTTCACAGAAAGCGAAGTGGGTGTGTTCCCAAAACAAAGCTTCTGtgctctctcttcttcacacatggAAGATTTCAGATCCAAGTCGTACGGTGACGGAAGGATGCAGATTGAACCATATACTGGACCCACCGGAAACGGAACCACCGCAACCTCCGGCGATGTCCACGGCATGCAAGATCTCCGGTGCTACAGCGCTTCCTATGCCTCATCGGTGCACCCAACGCAAATCCACGTGGCGAACGACCCAAAGTTCAAGAAGGGCAAGTCCACAAACGGGTCAACCTCAAAAAGCTGGAGTTTCAGTGATCCAGAGTTGCAGAGGAAGAAAAGGGTGGCAAGTTACAAGGTTTATGCTGTTGAAGGGAAGCTCAAAGGGTCTCTGAGAAAGAGCTTCAAGTGGCTCAAGGACAGGTGCAATAGAGTTGTCTATGGATGGTAGCTACCTTTTTTGGATGTTCTTTGAAATTGAGACCTTTAATTAAAGCCGGCTGTCCAATTTCGGTGGTGTCCTTTAACAAAGTGAGCATCTTTCAGCTCGGTaccttttatatatttataaatatatatatgaatatgaCAATTGatgaataatttatttgtttttgtttatttactcGTTATTACTTATTATTGTTAGTGTTTATTTCTCATGGGTGGAAAAGTACATGCCCCTAAGGAATGTAATATGGGAGAGAAATTGTTATtctgtttttctattttggttttctgTAAAGAGTGTAACCATCTTGTTTTGCTTAAGAACATCACTACTATGTCTTCCTGTTCTAACTCTGGTGGTGATTGTGAAGGTTTTGGAGTCCCCTCAAGACTGACAGTTAGTGTTGATTCGTTGTTTATATTTGGAAAAATTTGGTGTATGCATGTTGAAATTCATTAATGATAATTGTTGTGCATGTGTATGATGTTGCTAAGTCcaatgaaaactaaaaatagATGTGACTCTGGAGGATTCCTTTAGTAGTCCTTCATCCAAAAATTAACGAAGAATTGACCGCATTTCAATGTAGTTTTGGTTGAAGTGCTAGAGTTGAGGTCCACAAAGATAATCGTTTACTTTTCTGCATGGTAATGATGTGAATCCTGAAAAGGACAGTATAATGTTACTTTCAAGAGTAACATTTTCTGACTTAGTCTCCAAGTCTTCAATAAAGGAAAGGAAATTACAAAATATTGTTACTGTGGATATGCATATTGGCCACTGGATTTTGATTTGGCAGCAAAGTTATACAGGGCAATGGCTTGACAGAGAAATCCATGTTCTGATTCATGTCAGTGACATTTCTGCAGCAAATGATTTTGGCTTTCCCATTTTTGACCAACCTAAGAGGGACATACCTCAGTTTTCCCCACGAGCATGTTCACTTCAATATCAACATCGCAGGTTACTCAAAGTTAACCAAACATCTGATTGAACCTTTTGCAATCCGCAAGAGAAGTATTCATTGTACAAATGAAGTTACAGATATTTGCAATATACATAACGTTTAAACGTTCAAGATGGACAGCAAATGCAGCACAAACAAAGGTTGCTTATTTGAATTATGGTTCTGCAACCCTCGGGAACTGTTGCCAGTTTCACTTCCATTCCTGGTATAGTAGGATTAAAAGGATGGGGATTATAGAGTAATTAAGACGCCAATAAAGTCTAAGACACTGATCAACCACCAAGAGACAAGAGGATTAATGGGTGCGATTCAAATTTAAACATTTTGCcaaatatcataattttttagtatgCCGAACAATCCCACATGCAATTAACAGAAAGCCACGCATAGTTAGAAACTGATATACACGTTACGTTGATCAAGAGAACAAGAAAACATTAGAGAGGTACAATGGTGTTAAGCTTGATAGGAATTTCACAAGGTAGAACATTTTAAAATGCCAGAGTAATCTCCACAGAAAATTACACCATGGAATCTATGGGAATCTTCAAACCTAAAGTAAAATGGCTAATTACAATTTCGCTGGTATTTGATAGTTTTGACCGCTGTGGTCCACGTGACTGCAAACTTCAGgtaaaccaaaacaactcatTTTCATCGGTATGAGAAGATGAGCAAACAATACAAACCCACATACGCAACTTTTGCAGAAAATTAATAATGAGCCCTCTCGTCAGTCTCTAATTGCAAATTCTCCATGCCCCTCACTGCACTGTCATAATTCCTGGTGTGAGAACCATGCCTACCGGATGCTGTTACTCTCTGGGGTTCAGAAGATCCAACTGGTGAACTTCTTTGCCCGCTTGTAATTCTGTGTGCTGCTCCAGGGCTAGCTTCGGTATTTCGAGCACGAATATCTGACTCAGCACCAAATGCGTCACGGCTACCAGAAACAGCAACCCGCCTTGATGATCCACTTGACTGGCCCAAGATATTGGCACTTGATAACTGCATTATCAAAGGTGATGAATTTATTGACCATGAAGGAGTAAAATAAGGGTTGGCAGCAAATTCCCTCATGAGAAATCAAGCTCAGTAAACAAGGGATCCGTAAAGCTATAATACTTTATTAGGAACCAGATGGAAATCAAGCTCGTATAGATCAGCATAGGACCCTTGTTAACATAACATCCAAACGTTACTACCCATATGAGAAACTTACAGAATTTAAAATGGGTCCCGACATTCTCCGCCTTGAAGAATCCACCGAAATCAAACCAGGAGGCCGTCCTTCTTCCCCACCTGTGAGAGAGAAGCAACGGAATTAAGAAAATGAAGCAGATTAAAATGTCAGGTACATATCCCTAAAACTTGGGTGAGAAAGACAGACTCTACCTACTGTATAACCTACATCGTCGGATAGCAGTTGAAATAGAGTTGATTGTATTGATGCAGCCCAGTGCACAAGCATCTTGCGTAAAGCAGGATACAGGGAAGGGCAGCACCCAAAgagacatatagattaaaagaaatgaaagaagTGTCACTCAAGATCTTCAAGAAAACTACCTGTCTGTCTATCGGCATTAGTAATAACAGCTGGTGGCATTCCAGAACTGGTTCCAGCACTAGGACCCtatattaagaatttaaaacAGATATTGGATTTCAGATAACAAGATTGCCAAAAGGGCAaggatttttcttctttggaagTAGGTTGGAGAGATGTGTTAAGCGAATTCTCACAATGCCCCGTGCTGGAGGAGTGGCTAGTTGTGATTGCTGATACTTCAAGATGGTCCAGTCAAACACATAATCAAACTGGAAACCTGTCCGGCCAATTTCATAACGAAAGCAAATTGATAACACGGTCCTACAAAGGATGAAATGTAAACTATACAGGAAGTATGGGGGAAAAAAGGTAGAAAAGTGAGACAACAGGTATCCTGTTGTTATGACAATAATAGCAAACCTTCACGAATAAAGAGGTCACGAAATATCCTTTTGAGATAAGCATAATCTGGCTTATCATCAAACCTTAATGAGCGGCAGTAGTGGAAGTATGATGCAAATTCAGTTGGATAGCCACGACACAGTGCCTGGAATATCAACAAATTCAGTATATCTTACAAAGGCAAATAATATGCATTAGAAGGTATCAATTGTAATATAGCTTACTTCAATTGAGGTAGAAACTTTTTTTTCACTGATTTTCTCgtacttttgtttctttgttccAGCTTTAAGTCCCTGCCAAGGAAGactacaaaagaaaacaaatgagACAATGTACTTAGTATGGACACACATTGGGTATGGGAGAGACTCGAGAGACAACAGTAATTACCTTCCTCTCAGGAAGTACATCAAAACATAACCAAGAGACTCTAAATCATCTCTGCGACTTTGCTCTAACATCAATTACAAGAGAAATATAGGCAGCAAGTACCTGTTAGATAACAAATCTTTCCATTTTATAGTACAAATGTCataatcaatatatataaatcataCCAATGCCAAGGTGAGTATTCATGCTAGCATATCTTGCAGTTCCAGTCAAATTCTTATTTTCCCTGAAGTAATTAAAAAGTGAACGGATTATACATAAGGGATATCCAAACAGTTGTGGGCAAAATGTATGCTAACTTACTACACCataaaagggaagacaaaaaatatCTAGAAATCTAAAAGCATCTCATGTACAACAGAACCTCCAACCTGTAAGGAATGTGTTGATGGGTTGAACTATCTCTGTATTTCTTAGCCAAACCAAAATCAATTGCATAAACCTACATACAGTCATACACATATACATCAACATTGAACTAATAAATACCACCATGTATAAACGTACAAAACATCAAAAGTAATCATGACAACAATATTAGATACCTGATTCGCACGCCTTCCTAGGCCCATCAGAAAATTATCCGGTTTAATATCCCGATGTAGAAATGATTTAGAATGGATGAACTCGACACGGTTGATCTGGATAACAAAATATGAATAAGTACTTTACGGGGGGGAAAAAaccttaaataataatatataattgatatGAAATTTTACAAAGCAGAGAAGGGCCCACCATTTGATCAGCAAGCATAAGAACAGTCTTCAGTGACAGCTTTCTACTACAAAAGTTGAATAGATCTTCAAGACTAGGTCCAAGCAGATCCATCACTAGAACATTGTAATCTCCCTCCACCCCAAACCATCTAACATTTGGAATTCCAGCTGGCAAGACCAAATCCAATTAAGACTAAAGGGAAACTTCTGTACTCCTTGCAGGAAgtatgtaaaaaaaaagtaaaaaacagaagataaaaacaaaaagtatgaaGGCAGTAATTACTTCCTCCTTGTAGAATTCTGTATAATTTGGATTCGTAAAGCAACTGAGGATGCTTTGTCTTGACATTTTCCTGAATCAAAGGGGCATCAAACAACAGTAAGTATTAAGAAAGATCAACAATTAAGCTCTAGTGTGTGCAGAGATATCAACAAGCTGGTTTTTACTCCATCAAACAAATACAAAATGAGAAGAGTTTATATTGAGATTCTTTTATCTAGTCAATAGAAGTAAACCTCCAGCTCAAAAAAAGTCTTAAGGAATTCAAAAGGCTATCCAAGCAAAGAGGGGTTTTAAAATGATCAAATATCTTTCAACCCCAAAACCCTCCCCCGAAAAGAGAGCAGGATAGCTCATTGAGGACATAATTCAGTGCAGAAACTAATTTCACATGAAATCACTATGAACCAAATTCCCCCAAAACCCAGTTCGAACTTCTAGAATtcatagaaagaaagaagtacTCAATGGTGAACAGAACTTACAAGCTTAATTGCAACTTCTTCGTTAGTCTGAATATTAGTACCTGCAGCACAAACAAACTCATTAAAACACTCACGAACTATGAACATGCAAAGCCCCACCAACTCGTCAATCTAgcagaagagagaaaaaaaaaacggaaTGATAGGGTATGGTACGGTGTGAGATCTAGGCTCACGGATATTTCGAATTGACGGTGAAATTGTAACAGAAACAGTGagttaaagataagaaaaaggatGGAGAGTGAAAAATTGTAGGGTTAGGtcaaaagaaaagtgagaaactaaggagaagaagaagaagaagaagaagaagagtgtgGTGTTTCTCTCTCTTGCATTATGATGACCTTCATCACTGCAACCAACACCGTTCTTGCAACCGtcccttcttttcttcctcttttcatTTTCGAAGGACCGAATGCGTGTCCACGCGTGTTCCGTACGCACTGTTCACACACGGAACAAGCTTTTCCCGCTGGTGCCCACTGTCACGTGATCTCACGGAGCGTAATTCCCACGTGACGTTATTGCGGGTACGATGTAACTGTCGTTTTggtcatctttattttattttcttttttcaaaattcaaaatttttaaataatttgaatatcAGGTGCctgtcaaaataattaaaaatgaaaggTCATATAATTTTGGCGAATGGTAAGAGTAGTAAATTAATTGTAGTCTAGCTTCTATATTGAGCATTTATACTCATCCACGTGTATTGTTGTGTTgatatttttggttttgaaCTATATATAGTGGCAGTGATGATTTTTTCTCTGTTATTAATAGATTTTGTGAATGATATCCGCAGGAGAATAATTATGTCTTGGAGTATTGGGACAGGTACAAGCTCATTGGACGAAGGAATTTGAGTGTGTTTCAGGGGAAGTGCATATTGCCAAATTTGTACAAAAATTCGTTGCTATTTACTTTCGTGCAACTTAATTTCTTCTTTCCTCATACTTAtcgtttatttatttactttattttattgaaattaattgtttaaaaactTTAAATGTCTTTATGGAGCACATCAACATAATgtaaagaatgaaaaaattggttctttctttctttctggcTTCCCAAAAAACAATGGGAAAAAAAATGGGTGAAGCATCCAATGTGCCACACGAAATCCAATCCTAAGAAATACTAATACAAATTCTTacattaaaatgaaaaaagaaataaagaatgaaAGAAGATTTGTGGTTAGTTCCTCTACTCATCCACCAAGATTTCTCAGTTTTATTGGGCCTTGGACCTTAACTTGCAGCTGGGATTGGGTTTCTTGGGCTTGGTAATCCCATATATGCAAGCCTAGGGGACATTCTAACTTTTGGGCTGGGCCTAGGTGATGGAATTGGGCCGTAGTTAGTAACGCGTGAAGAAGTGGGCCTTGGAGACAAATGGACATGCTCCAATGCTCTTGATTGAAGGTGTCCAGGGTAGTCACGCACACACCCAATACGAGGCCCAGCCCCAGTTGACCACTTGCAAGACAACCTCTTTGAGAGGTTTAATATTTGGCCACCCTCTTTATTGGTTGGTACAATGTTGCTCTCATTCTCATTATTAATTGCAGTTGTAGCAGGTACTGATTGTGATTGATTAGTGAATGAATTAGTCCCAATCAGTGATGGAGTATCATCATCTATTGCACATCTCTGCATAAACACAAAACAACATAATCTAGTGAGTGATATGTCCAATTTTATGTTCACAAGTCACAACAACAACCAATCATTAATCAATACATACCTTCACATTGGATAGGTCTACATTGTTGTCTTCAAGAAAGCTTATGAACTCTTTGAAGTTCTCTTCAGTAGGGTGGTAGTGACCACTATAAGGCCAAATTGCCTGTAATGTGTACAATATGTCAGAAATTCTCTTATTATAATAGAACAGTTGTCTTTTTGCGAAGATATTAGTTGAGAATCGTCGAATTCTTAACTATTATATTCACATGAAGATAACTGATCgtgattttttatcttaataaaaTCGTGTATCTTTGTCTGTACCTCAAGGACACCCCGACGAGCCACTAATCTGCCAGCTGCTGTGGTGGCACCACCAGAAAGAAAGCTTGAGTGCTGAAAGGTACCCTTTTGTTTTCTTCCAACATACAAAGACCTTGTGGTGCTCAAAACAAATATCCATTTTGACTTTTCATCAGTATCTACAACTCTCCCATCTTGTTTGTACACAAGCTTCCCATTCTCAACAATCACTTcatattcttctctttcattctgcAACAATCAATCAACAACCAATGTTAGATCACACCATACACTTAAACTTCATATGCTCTAATAAGTATTGtttggaattaattaacaaaCTCACAGGTCCAAGATACTTGATGCACTGGCGTTGCAGAGTGGCCCTTGGACATTTCTCAAGATTTATTTCCTTGCCATCTCCAATATCCAACCTGCATAATTGCATATCCATATCCAAGCTTAGAATACACCACTTTTCTAATGAATATGATGAATGGGGAATAAACAAAAGAGTTTACCAGTAGAAAAATGGCTGAGTGCTCTGGCTTTCAAACCAAATATCATAGTATATGTGTAGATTATGTCCATAGCGATGACGAGGGTCAATCTGTAACACAAGAAGTATATGCGTAAATTATTTAACTActctcagctatcaacttcaTACAGAGTTTTCACATGAAAAAATAAGTAACTTACAGCTTCAAGCCAATGTTGAAGTGCTAATTTTTGTGCCTTTTCATCCTTGGATAAACCTTTTCCAACCTTAGCAGCTCTTGTTCTAGCCCTTGCCCACCTTGACACGGCGGTTTCCGGCTTCTCCACATCAAAGAAGGAAACTGAACTTCTCTTGAGAGCAGCAAAATCCAAAGCCTTCCACCATAGCTCCTCAACAACAACTGCACAATCTGCAAGGTTTCTTCTAGTGCGGTAACTCTTATACACTTTTTGGAGTTTTGTTGCAGCAGCATCAAGCTCACTTACTGGCCTAGGTGAAGAGAAAACCACTGCCTGAGGCAGAGAAAGCAGAGGAACTTCTCTCTTATTGGTTTCAACAATGGAAGAAGAATCATGATCCATTTTCTCTCCCTTATGTTCTACAAAGGAGTAGCTTCTTTCAAGAACCACATTCTGGGGTCTGTGTTCCCTCAAACGCCTTGAACGTGTGACACTAGAATCAGAATCATCAGCTTCCTTTTGTGATTCTCTTTTGttgaagcttgatgatgctctcaGAATCAAAGCTCCATCTTTGGAAGCAAAAGTGATGTTGAAAGGTACATCAATGAGTGAAGAGTATGTAACAACTTCTTCCCAAGCCGATTGGAGTAATGAAAGTGATAATCCCATATATAATTAGCTGCAGAAAATCAAAAATCTTAGACTCCAAAATCCAAATCAAAGAGATGAAATGAAATACAGAACAA is part of the Arachis duranensis cultivar V14167 chromosome 1, aradu.V14167.gnm2.J7QH, whole genome shotgun sequence genome and encodes:
- the LOC107496796 gene encoding IQ domain-containing protein IQM1; amino-acid sequence: MGLSLSLLQSAWEEVVTYSSLIDVPFNITFASKDGALILRASSSFNKRESQKEADDSDSSVTRSRRLREHRPQNVVLERSYSFVEHKGEKMDHDSSSIVETNKREVPLLSLPQAVVFSSPRPVSELDAAATKLQKVYKSYRTRRNLADCAVVVEELWWKALDFAALKRSSVSFFDVEKPETAVSRWARARTRAAKVGKGLSKDEKAQKLALQHWLEAIDPRHRYGHNLHIYYDIWFESQSTQPFFYWLDIGDGKEINLEKCPRATLQRQCIKYLGPNEREEYEVIVENGKLVYKQDGRVVDTDEKSKWIFVLSTTRSLYVGRKQKGTFQHSSFLSGGATTAAGRLVARRGVLEAIWPYSGHYHPTEENFKEFISFLEDNNVDLSNVKRCAIDDDTPSLIGTNSFTNQSQSVPATTAINNENESNIVPTNKEGGQILNLSKRLSCKWSTGAGPRIGCVRDYPGHLQSRALEHVHLSPRPTSSRVTNYGPIPSPRPSPKVRMSPRLAYMGLPSPRNPIPAAS
- the LOC107496806 gene encoding casein kinase 1-like protein 1, whose protein sequence is MFIVRECFNEFVCAAGTNIQTNEEVAIKLENVKTKHPQLLYESKLYRILQGGTGIPNVRWFGVEGDYNVLVMDLLGPSLEDLFNFCSRKLSLKTVLMLADQMINRVEFIHSKSFLHRDIKPDNFLMGLGRRANQVYAIDFGLAKKYRDSSTHQHIPYRENKNLTGTARYASMNTHLGIEQSRRDDLESLGYVLMYFLRGSLPWQGLKAGTKKQKYEKISEKKVSTSIEALCRGYPTEFASYFHYCRSLRFDDKPDYAYLKRIFRDLFIREGFQFDYVFDWTILKYQQSQLATPPARGIGPSAGTSSGMPPAVITNADRQTGGEEGRPPGLISVDSSRRRMSGPILNSLSSANILGQSSGSSRRVAVSGSRDAFGAESDIRARNTEASPGAAHRITSGQRSSPVGSSEPQRVTASGRHGSHTRNYDSAVRGMENLQLETDERAHY
- the LOC107496815 gene encoding uncharacterized protein LOC107496815, with translation MEDFRSKSYGDGRMQIEPYTGPTGNGTTATSGDVHGMQDLRCYSASYASSVHPTQIHVANDPKFKKGKSTNGSTSKSWSFSDPELQRKKRVASYKVYAVEGKLKGSLRKSFKWLKDRCNRVVYGW